One Spinacia oleracea cultivar Varoflay chromosome 4, BTI_SOV_V1, whole genome shotgun sequence DNA segment encodes these proteins:
- the LOC130471660 gene encoding uncharacterized protein, whose translation MQRKCTCKQKEKKGVFSELTFFKSVYAKEDGSFKEGTLPHQFVEDANKKVQENLASSSSSKPVIEIENAVFNELMYKGEVPKRPLNYGFGVKQSDIFGVEGLLRKEGSSYVNNNAMEVENMKGEISVVKKQNEDLAQQNQVLNTKFEETTQSFKMIASFLGQVLKEVRKGNVSSNLLDGAESAINMITDDSGGNGDNQAEK comes from the exons ATGCAAAGAAAATGTACCTGCAAACAA aaagagaagaaaggagTGTTTAGCGAATTGACATTTTTCAAATCAGTTTACGCCAAAGAAGATGGAAGCTTTAAAGAGGGCACACTTCCTCATCAATTTGTG GAGGATGCCAACAAAAAGGTCCAAGAAAATCTTGCGAGTTCCTCTTCTTCAAAGCCCGTAATTGAAATTGAGAATGCAGTCTTTAATGAGCTCATGTATAAAGGTGAAGTACCTAAACGTCCTCTGAATTATGGATTTGGAGTGAAGCAAAGCGACATCTTTGGAGTGGAAGGTTTGCTGAGGAAAGAAGGGTCAAGCTATGTTAACAACAATGCTATGGAAGTGGAGAACATGAAAGGTGAAATATCAGTTGTCAAGAAGCAAAATGAGGACCTTGCGCAACAAAATCAAGTTCTAAACACCAAGTTTGAAGAAACAACACAATCATTTAAAATGATTGCTTCTTTTTTGGGACAAGTTTTGAAGGAAGTACGCAAAGGGAATGTTTCATCGAACCTTTTAGATGGTGCGGAATCAGCAATAAATATG ATTACTGATGATTCTGGTGGCAATGGTGACAACCAGGCCGAGAAATGA
- the LOC130471661 gene encoding uncharacterized protein: MDKSWIDLPTGHHEYIDGCMEFIEFAKQDLVEGKIRCPCKNCKVEKWFSVNEVERHILFNGFYKPYKDWIFHGKGDTFQRMFESDGGITSEGSLDNQSGFVGRDNMGGLLRSAFSVNMPPNCPNLEAREDDEWIEEPLDYDTDVEYDYSTIEEDVTYKKFLEASEEKLYEGCINFSKLSFLLHLFHLKCMNHWSIESFNMLLKLILDAFPQILDFPSSYYYSKKMIKDLGLGYEKIDACPNNCMLYWGEFLKKDKCHVFGTSRWKKTKDRGNVVSDQGTDTCKKGVPAKVMRYFPLIPRLKRIYMSSSTAEDMRWHDTERLGEDDKKILRHPSDGLAWKAFDERHSDFALDPRSVRLGLASDGFNPYRLMNTTYSTWPVMLIPYNLPPWLCMKPSSFILSTLIPGKSGPGNDIDVYLQPLVHELKLLWTGVEAFDAFAGEKFNLRAALLWTINDFPGYEMLSGLSTKGYNACPICLDSTPSDRFGSKICYCSYRKWLPADHPYRCQGDKFCEKFGTNEWGKAPSRPSGTDILRQQEKVKHVYGKSKAPPKKRQRGHDDDDDVQDESDFAWIRVEIVGMIEKPLKHGE, encoded by the exons ATGGATAAAAGTTGGATCGATCTACCCACTGGTCATCATGAATATATCGACGGTTGTATGGAATTTATTGAGTTTGCCAAGCAAGATCTAGTCGAAGGAAAAATTAGATGTCCATGTAAGAACTGTAAGGTAGAGAAATGGTTCTCCGTAAATGAAGTGGAGAGGCATATTTTGTTTAATGGATTTTATAAGCCATATAAGGATTGGATTTTTCATGGTAAAGGGGATACGTTTCAGCGTAtgtttgagagtgatggagggaTTACTAGTGAAGGATCCCTTGATAACCAAAGTGGGTTTGTAGGTCGAGATAATATGGGAGGGCTATTAAGATCAGCATTTAGTGTTAATATGCCTCCCAATTGCCCAAATTTAGAAGCACGAGAGGATGATGAATGGATTGAGGAGCCCTTGGACTATGACACAGATGTAGAATATGATTATTCTACAATAGAAGAAGATGTGACATATAAGAAGTTTCTTGAAGCTTCTGAGGAGAAATTGTACGAGGGGTGTATCAATTTTTcaaagttatcttttctgttaCACTTGTTTCACTTGAAGTGTATGAATCACTGGTCCATAGAATCTTTCAATATGTTGTTGAAGCTAATTCTAGATGCATTTCCTCAAATACTTGATTTTCCCTCTTCTTATTATTACAGtaagaaaatgataaaagaCTTGGGCCTTGGGTATGAAAAGATTGATGCTTGTCCGAATAATTGCATGTTGTATTGGGGTGAATTTTTAAAGAAAGACAAGTGTCATGTTTTTGGTACATCGAGGTGGAAGAAAACTAAGGATAGGGGCAACGTTGTAAGTGATCAAGGTACGGATACTTGTAAGAAAGGTGTGCCAGCTAAGGTAATGCGATATTTCCCTCTTATACCGAGACTAAAAAGAATCTACATGTCATCATCAACAGCAGAAGATATGAGATGGCATGATACAGAGCGATTGGGTGAAGATGATAAGAAGATTTTAAGGCATCCTTCAGATGGCTTAGCATGGAAGGCATTTGATGAGCGTCACAGTGATTTTGCATTAGACCCTCGTAGTGTTCGATTAGGTcttgcgagtgatggttttaatCCTTACCGTTTAATGAACACCACTTATAGTACGTGGCCAGTGATGTTGATTCCTTATAATCTTCCACCATGGTTATGTATGAAACCGTCTTCTTTCATTCTGTCCACGCTTATTCCTGGAAAATCAGGTCCCGGAAATGATATTGACGTGTATCTACAGCCATTAGTGCATGAATTGAAATTGCTGTGGACAGGGGTTGAAGCTTTTGATGCTTTTGCCGGAGAGAAATTTAATTTGCGTGCGGCTTTGCTTTGGACTATTAATGACTTTCCCGGCTATGAAATGCTCTCTGGTTTGAGCACAAAAGGTTACAATGCATGTCCTATATGCTTAGATTCCACGCCTTCTGATAGATTTGGGAGCAAGATTTGCTATTGTAGCTATAGAAAATGGTTACCTGCAGATCACCCATATCGATGTCAAGGTGACAAGTTTTGTGAGAAGTTTGGAACTAATGAGTGGGGTAAAGCCCCATCTCGTCCTAGCGGCACTGATATATTGAGGCAGCAAGAAAAGGTGAAGCATGTTTACGGAAAGTCGAAGGCACCACCGAAAAAGAGGCAAAGAGGACacgatgatgacgatgatgtcCAAGATGAAAGTGACTTTG CATGGATAAGAGTAGAGATAGTAGGAATGATCGAGAAGCCCTTGAAGCATGGAGAATAA